A part of Anaerotignum faecicola genomic DNA contains:
- a CDS encoding ABC transporter ATP-binding protein, with protein MAGIELKHIQKAYTVDGWTFPVLKDICLQIPENRITVLLGKSGCGKTTLLRLVGDLEEPNGGEIHFAVTHKTAFVFQEPRLMPWLTVWDNTIFGLKKQSYDTGEIQALLETVGLDGFQKAYPHQLSGGMQQRTAIARALAYAPSFLLMDEPFAALDHFTRTQLQKELIRLQKSQNTGILFVTHSIDEALLLGHKIAFLEDGCIKKEFLLDTDCENRDLLSKELIELKREILAQLHL; from the coding sequence ATGGCTGGAATTGAATTAAAGCATATACAGAAGGCATACACCGTAGACGGGTGGACGTTCCCCGTTTTAAAGGACATCTGCTTGCAGATTCCCGAAAACCGCATCACTGTCCTTCTTGGGAAAAGCGGCTGCGGCAAAACCACTCTGCTTCGCTTAGTGGGGGATTTGGAGGAGCCAAACGGCGGAGAAATTCACTTTGCGGTCACGCATAAAACCGCCTTTGTGTTTCAGGAGCCGCGGCTCATGCCTTGGCTGACTGTGTGGGATAATACTATTTTCGGACTGAAAAAGCAATCCTATGATACAGGAGAAATCCAAGCCCTGCTGGAAACGGTTGGTCTGGATGGCTTTCAGAAGGCCTATCCCCATCAGCTTTCGGGCGGAATGCAGCAAAGAACCGCTATCGCGCGTGCTTTGGCGTATGCGCCCTCCTTCCTTCTGATGGATGAGCCCTTTGCCGCATTGGATCATTTCACGCGCACACAGCTGCAGAAGGAACTGATTCGCCTGCAAAAAAGCCAAAATACGGGGATTTTATTCGTCACCCACAGCATTGATGAGGCCCTGCTTCTGGGGCATAAAATTGCCTTTCTTGAGGATGGATGCATCAAAAAGGAATTTCTTTTGGATACGGATTGCGAAAATCGCGATTTATTATCCAAGGAACTGATTGAACTGAAACGGGAAATTCTTGCACAGCTTCATTTATAA
- a CDS encoding ABC transporter permease codes for MKKIHSAFAPFLGILLLLAVWFLLCRAEIFSPYLLPTPQKVFDSFLRMLFSGELLRDVLISFIRILKGFCIAFLLAFLLGMFRTLLPAAEKYYDAIVQFFRNVPPLSLIPLLILWCGIGETTKTVIIVLASFFPMYLNIVKGFTGCDQRLLEVGDAFGYTKFEKFRYILLPYASADILVGMRIGMGYSWRAIIAAEMIAASSGIGHLILFAQQLSRTDKVIVGIFVVGLVGLATDKCFGFLLKKLFKGNGENGWN; via the coding sequence ATGAAAAAAATACATTCGGCATTTGCGCCGTTTCTCGGCATCCTCCTTCTTCTTGCGGTCTGGTTTCTGCTTTGCCGCGCAGAGATATTCAGTCCCTATCTTCTGCCGACACCGCAAAAGGTGTTCGACAGCTTTCTGCGCATGCTTTTCTCCGGAGAATTGCTTCGGGATGTGCTGATTTCCTTTATCCGTATTCTGAAGGGCTTCTGTATTGCTTTTCTGCTTGCGTTTCTGCTGGGGATGTTCCGCACGCTCCTGCCTGCCGCAGAAAAATATTATGACGCAATCGTGCAGTTTTTCCGCAATGTACCGCCGCTGAGTCTGATTCCGCTTCTGATTCTCTGGTGCGGCATCGGGGAAACCACAAAAACCGTTATTATCGTGCTGGCATCCTTCTTCCCGATGTATCTGAACATCGTAAAAGGCTTTACGGGCTGTGACCAAAGGCTATTGGAGGTTGGGGATGCCTTCGGCTACACAAAATTTGAAAAATTCCGCTATATCCTCCTGCCCTATGCCTCCGCCGATATTCTCGTTGGAATGCGCATCGGCATGGGCTATAGCTGGCGTGCCATCATCGCGGCAGAAATGATTGCAGCCTCCAGCGGTATCGGGCATCTGATTCTGTTCGCACAGCAGCTGAGCCGCACCGATAAGGTGATTGTCGGCATTTTTGTGGTTGGGCTTGTCGGCCTTGCAACCGATAAATGCTTCGGCTTTTTGCTGAAAAAATTATTTAAGGGGAATGGTGAAAATGGCTGGAATTGA